A region of the Litchfieldia alkalitelluris genome:
CAAGATTCATTTTGTCAACTAGTCGTTGGGTCGTGAAATCTGCAGTTCCGACTCCATTGGCATTCCCTTCCGTTTCATGTGTTAAATCAAGGACCACCATTTTATTTACCTCTGGTCCACCATGTGCATATGGAGTTGGATAACGACCGGTGATATTGGGATCCATCCCGTCTCCGCTGATATTTTTCCCAATTTTGTCAATCACAAGGACGTCTATCTGTTCAAAGAAAAGCTTTGGTAATAATTGTTTCGCTTGTTTCTGTAAGTCCGGTTCTTTTTCGGCAATTTCTTCGGCCGCTACCACCTCAACACTCGTAACCTTATCAAAAGCATTTTCAATCGACGCTACCCCAAAGAGGACCGGTGTTTTTTCCATGATCATCTTTGCCATCGCAGGAACATTTTCTGCCATATACTTAAATCCCAATTGATGACAAGCCTCTGCCCCCTTTTGTTTTCCTAAACCAATACTAATCATCTTCATAATTCCACTCTCAACAGGTCCACGAAAAGCTGTATGAGGTTTTATCCGATTAATCACCACAATTCCATCTGCTTTTGAAGCAAATTGATCTACATAAACAGGTAGGCCACTTGATAATTCACCTAACTTTATAACGTCCATCGATGAACGAATTTCCGCACCTACAGTTTCTTCGGTTACACCAAGATGTGCTAAGACTTCACGCTGGCCTTCTGCAGTAGCACCTCCATGACTCCCCATACTAGGTACTATGAATGGTATCGCCCCTAGTTCTTTTAAATATTGTACTGTGACAGATGTAATATCAACTAGACGATCCATACCACGACTTCCAACTGCAATGGCAATTTCCATGCTGGGTTTTACTTTTTTACGAATTATTTCTTGATTTAATTTTCCTTTTAGGTCTTGCTCAAGATTTTCTAGTTTTTTGTCATCAAAATGCTGTCTTACTTTAACCATCTTCGGCACTGGAATATCTTTTAATAAATCTTGAATGATGCCCATACCTTACCCTCCAATTACATGTTTACTTTACAGAAAAGAAGTTTTTCGCATTATGAAAACCTATATTTTCAACCATTTGATGTAGAATCTCTTCATCATTTGGCGCCTGGCCACTTTCAACCCATTCTCCAATGAGATGGCACAAAATTCTTCGAAAATAATCATGTCTTACATATGAAAGTAGACTACGAGAATCTGTGGTCATGCCGATAAAATGACTGAGAATTCCCAAGTTTGCTAAGTCTTTCATCTGTCTTGTCATTCCATCTAGCTGGTCATTGAACCACCATCCAGAACCAAATTGAACTTTCCCTGGAACACCTTCCTCAAAGAAGTTCCCAATCATTGTTCCAATCACATAATTATCACGAGGATTTAAATTATATAGGACCGTTTTAGGCAGTGAGCCCATGCTATCTAATGTATCTAAGAAACGGGATAAGCCTTCAGCCAAAAGTTGGTCTCCAATCGAATCAAAGCCACCATCAGCCCCAATTCGTTTTTGCATATGGGTATTATTATTTCTCAACGCTCCCATATGAAGTTGCATCACCCAATTTTTCTCCGCATACATTTTACCTAGTTCAACTAAAAGATAGGAACGATACCCAATAATTTCTTCTTGGGTAAGTTCTCCCTGAATTAAACGTTTCTGAAAAATGGTTTCTACTTCGTTTTCCGAAAACGCTTTAAAGTTCATTTGTGTAATATCATGATCTGAAGCCAGACAACCATTCTTTGCAAAGTAGTCCACTCTTTGTTTTAAAGCTTTAATCAACTCTTTTAAACTGGAAATCTTAATGGCTGAAACATCTTCGAGTTTACTCATCCAATCATGAAATGATGATCTTTCAATAAATAAGGCGCCGTCCGGACGAAAAGTAGGAGCAACTTCCACACTAAATGTTTCATCTTCCTTTAATAATTGATGATATTCTAGCATAGAGGTTGGATCATCTGTTGTTCCTACAAATTCAACATTTGATTTCTCTATAAAGCGTCGAGGCTTGTAATCCGGAGTGCTTATTTTCTCATTACATTCTAGCCAGATTTCACGAGCGGTTTTTGGTGACAATCTCTTATCTATCCCAAAATAGGTTTTTAACTCCATATGTGTCCAGTGATACAACGGGTTTCCAATTAAATGAGGAACTGTCTCAGCCCATGCCTCGAACTTCTCCCAATCAGTTGCCTCCCCTGTGATAAGTCTTTCACTTACCCCGTGCATACGCATAGCTCTCCATTTATAATGATCTCCTGCAAGCCATAGTTGCGCTATATTTTCAAATGAATGGTTTTCATATATTTCTTTTGGACTTAAATGACAATGATAATCAAAAATCGGTAGTTTCTTCATGATATTTTGAAAAAGATGTTCTGCTGTAGAATTCGTTAATAAAAAGTCATCGCCTAAAAACGCCTTCATTCTTTTTGCCCC
Encoded here:
- the uxaC gene encoding glucuronate isomerase, producing the protein MKAFLGDDFLLTNSTAEHLFQNIMKKLPIFDYHCHLSPKEIYENHSFENIAQLWLAGDHYKWRAMRMHGVSERLITGEATDWEKFEAWAETVPHLIGNPLYHWTHMELKTYFGIDKRLSPKTAREIWLECNEKISTPDYKPRRFIEKSNVEFVGTTDDPTSMLEYHQLLKEDETFSVEVAPTFRPDGALFIERSSFHDWMSKLEDVSAIKISSLKELIKALKQRVDYFAKNGCLASDHDITQMNFKAFSENEVETIFQKRLIQGELTQEEIIGYRSYLLVELGKMYAEKNWVMQLHMGALRNNNTHMQKRIGADGGFDSIGDQLLAEGLSRFLDTLDSMGSLPKTVLYNLNPRDNYVIGTMIGNFFEEGVPGKVQFGSGWWFNDQLDGMTRQMKDLANLGILSHFIGMTTDSRSLLSYVRHDYFRRILCHLIGEWVESGQAPNDEEILHQMVENIGFHNAKNFFSVK
- a CDS encoding nickel pincer cofactor-dependent isomerase, group 22 — its product is MGIIQDLLKDIPVPKMVKVRQHFDDKKLENLEQDLKGKLNQEIIRKKVKPSMEIAIAVGSRGMDRLVDITSVTVQYLKELGAIPFIVPSMGSHGGATAEGQREVLAHLGVTEETVGAEIRSSMDVIKLGELSSGLPVYVDQFASKADGIVVINRIKPHTAFRGPVESGIMKMISIGLGKQKGAEACHQLGFKYMAENVPAMAKMIMEKTPVLFGVASIENAFDKVTSVEVVAAEEIAEKEPDLQKQAKQLLPKLFFEQIDVLVIDKIGKNISGDGMDPNITGRYPTPYAHGGPEVNKMVVLDLTHETEGNANGVGTADFTTQRLVDKMNLEFTYANGLTSTVCAPTKIATTLSNDKEAIQAAIKTCNILDFTKVKMVRIKNTLEISEIEVSEALLDHINQHPQMDQSSELFELSFDENGNLF